In a single window of the Chitinophagaceae bacterium genome:
- a CDS encoding DUF58 domain-containing protein: MKELIKKLQKYEIRIRKAVNSQMQGNFRSLFKSSGIEFDEVRPYQYGDDVRAIDWNVSAKGQGIFVRTFKEEKEQTILFLLDVSASQEIGEKGNQKIDIVKEICGVLSLSAMKEGSQVGVLCYSDQKELYRKPSKSRPHIYNIIGSIFGMKNNSLKTNLNNAVKTALHLLKRKSILIIISDFVDINYYTSLKIAAQKHDMVLIHINDKKENTFPKMGIVPLYEKESQKTIWINTSSHFFKNKIDSIYRTGKEELKKFCIKNQVDYLHISTEEDYVLQLVQLFKIRNKTKKTG; this comes from the coding sequence ATGAAAGAATTAATAAAAAAACTTCAAAAATATGAAATACGTATTAGGAAAGCAGTAAACTCTCAAATGCAAGGCAATTTTCGTTCTTTATTTAAAAGCTCGGGAATAGAATTTGACGAGGTTCGCCCTTACCAATACGGAGATGATGTGCGTGCGATAGATTGGAATGTATCCGCAAAGGGACAAGGTATTTTTGTGAGAACCTTTAAAGAAGAAAAAGAGCAAACTATTTTGTTCTTGTTAGATGTCAGTGCTTCCCAAGAAATAGGTGAAAAAGGAAACCAAAAAATAGATATAGTAAAAGAAATATGCGGTGTTCTATCTCTTTCTGCGATGAAGGAAGGAAGTCAGGTAGGGGTTCTTTGTTATTCCGACCAAAAAGAACTCTATAGAAAACCCAGCAAAAGTCGCCCACATATCTATAATATTATAGGAAGTATATTTGGAATGAAAAATAATTCTCTCAAAACGAATCTTAATAATGCTGTTAAAACCGCTCTTCACCTACTCAAGCGAAAAAGTATTCTTATCATTATATCTGATTTTGTAGATATAAATTATTATACCAGTTTGAAGATAGCAGCCCAAAAGCATGATATGGTTCTCATTCATATAAATGATAAGAAAGAAAATACTTTTCCAAAAATGGGAATAGTTCCACTGTATGAAAAAGAATCACAAAAAACAATTTGGATAAACACCTCCTCTCATTTTTTTAAAAATAAAATAGATTCTATTTATAGGACGGGAAAAGAAGAACTCAAAAAGTTTTGTATAAAGAACCAAGTAGATTATTTACACATAAGCACCGAAGAAGATTATGTTTTACAATTGGTACAATTATTTAAGATTAGAAATAAAACAAAAAAAACGGGTTAA
- a CDS encoding VWA domain-containing protein, translating to MKNELENWFSFHWFSPDVLMGFDWEYKMALYLIWLIPLLFLIQQIIYWKHTIKLSIALTQDSLRSDYVSFLRFLPNLIISITLLMLILALARPQKTNEKIEQWSEGIDIILTLDISESMQIQDFLPNRLEAAKKVATNFISGRFQDRIGLVIFSGEAFSKMPLTTDYKLLNTSIKDIDFTQIESRGTAIGSALAVSTNRMLESKAKSKIIILLSDGDNTAGNIDPMISADLANAYGIKVYTIAIGKNGRVPFGVDAFGNTRYVENTLDETTLRNIAEKCQGRFYRASDNEALEKIFSEIDILEKDEIKVTQFKDTTDFYIIYLKWGLLFFLLWLFLKGTFINNILKD from the coding sequence ATGAAAAATGAGTTAGAAAATTGGTTTTCGTTCCATTGGTTCTCTCCCGATGTATTGATGGGGTTTGACTGGGAATATAAAATGGCTTTATATCTTATATGGTTAATTCCACTTTTATTCCTGATACAACAAATAATCTATTGGAAGCATACAATTAAACTTTCTATAGCATTAACTCAGGATAGTTTACGGTCAGATTATGTAAGTTTCTTGCGTTTTCTTCCGAACCTCATCATCAGTATTACATTATTAATGCTCATTTTGGCTTTGGCAAGACCCCAAAAAACAAATGAAAAAATAGAACAGTGGTCTGAAGGAATAGACATAATACTTACTTTGGATATATCTGAATCTATGCAAATACAGGACTTTCTACCGAATAGGTTAGAAGCGGCAAAAAAAGTAGCCACCAATTTTATTTCAGGTAGATTTCAAGATAGAATAGGCTTAGTAATTTTTTCGGGAGAAGCATTCTCCAAAATGCCTCTTACTACAGATTATAAACTTCTCAATACTTCTATAAAAGACATTGATTTTACACAAATAGAAAGCAGGGGAACTGCTATTGGAAGTGCTCTTGCCGTATCTACTAATAGAATGTTAGAGAGTAAAGCAAAATCTAAAATTATTATCCTGTTGAGCGACGGGGATAATACCGCAGGAAATATAGACCCCATGATTTCTGCAGATTTAGCAAATGCATACGGTATAAAAGTATATACTATAGCTATAGGAAAAAATGGAAGAGTTCCTTTTGGAGTAGATGCCTTTGGAAATACCCGTTATGTAGAAAATACTTTAGATGAAACTACCTTGAGAAACATTGCTGAAAAATGCCAAGGAAGGTTTTACAGAGCTTCAGATAATGAAGCATTAGAAAAAATATTTTCTGAAATAGATATTTTAGAAAAAGATGAAATTAAAGTGACTCAATTTAAAGATACCACAGATTTTTATATCATATACCTCAAGTGGGGATTATTATTTTTCCTTTTGTGGTTGTTTCTCAAAGGGACTTTTATAAACAATATTTTAAAGGACTAA
- the panC gene encoding pantoate--beta-alanine ligase: MQFITNSESIFNIVADCKKNNQVVGLVATMGALHDGHISLIKKARETCDVVIATIFVNPTQFHKEEDFQKYPNTIEKDKLLLAKADCDFLFHPSVDMIYKENPTIIIRFPHIQKYMEGKYRKGHFEGVALIVSKLFHIIPAQYAFFGQKDWQQVLIIKQIIKELLFPIQLVIAPTVREADGLALSSRNMRLTQMERNKATIFIQALVLAQKLFREKENTQYIKQKIKQKVNAVDGVTLEYFEIANRETLRSVSSSTKSDSISFFIAGYVGNIRLIDNIFLEETVDL; the protein is encoded by the coding sequence ATGCAATTTATAACAAATTCCGAATCTATTTTTAATATCGTAGCGGATTGTAAGAAAAATAACCAAGTAGTAGGATTAGTGGCTACAATGGGCGCACTTCACGATGGGCATATCAGTTTAATCAAAAAAGCGAGAGAAACCTGTGATGTAGTAATCGCTACTATTTTTGTAAACCCTACACAATTTCACAAGGAAGAGGATTTTCAAAAATACCCAAATACCATTGAAAAAGACAAACTCTTATTAGCAAAAGCAGATTGTGATTTCCTTTTCCATCCTTCTGTGGATATGATTTATAAAGAGAACCCTACTATTATAATTCGTTTCCCTCATATCCAAAAATATATGGAAGGCAAGTATAGAAAGGGGCATTTTGAAGGTGTAGCTCTCATTGTTTCAAAATTATTTCACATTATCCCCGCCCAATACGCCTTTTTTGGGCAAAAAGATTGGCAACAAGTTCTCATCATAAAACAAATTATCAAAGAACTCCTATTCCCTATACAATTAGTAATAGCCCCCACCGTTCGTGAAGCCGATGGATTGGCTCTTTCTTCCCGAAATATGCGACTAACCCAAATGGAAAGAAACAAAGCAACTATTTTTATACAAGCTTTGGTATTAGCACAAAAACTTTTCAGAGAAAAAGAAAATACGCAGTATATAAAACAAAAAATAAAACAAAAAGTAAATGCTGTAGATGGAGTCACCTTAGAATACTTTGAAATAGCTAATAGAGAAACCCTTCGCTCCGTTTCTTCTTCCACCAAATCTGATTCAATAAGTTTTTTTATTGCGGGTTATGTGGGGAACATACGACTCATAGATAATATCTTTTTAGAAGAAACAGTAGATCTGTAA
- a CDS encoding glycogen/starch synthase, which yields MKPNLRIVHISGEISPFIAHTQVAQYMSDMIFATQRRDVETRVIVPFSSRFNERRHILHPAARLAQVPITFEGKEIFIYVRVAALPKTKIQVYFIHIDGYFTNRNTFHTIEGSHDEDRIIIFSKAVIEVINRSSLIPDIIQCNDWITSLIPFYLKNSADEKNSFSSQSIFMKYKIENNFPISQGFTSKVINNGNLIDNNVLANIPITHLEDLVKIGILYSDFSIFTDGTAKESYPRSQSYSLDISHNFIENYKQIYNEIQSNHI from the coding sequence ATGAAGCCGAATTTAAGAATTGTTCATATTTCGGGAGAAATATCCCCTTTTATAGCGCATACTCAAGTAGCACAGTACATGTCCGATATGATATTCGCTACCCAAAGAAGAGATGTAGAAACAAGAGTTATAGTTCCGTTTTCTTCTCGTTTTAATGAGAGAAGACATATACTACACCCTGCTGCACGACTTGCGCAAGTTCCTATTACTTTTGAAGGGAAGGAGATATTTATTTATGTTCGAGTAGCCGCTCTTCCTAAAACGAAAATACAAGTATATTTTATTCACATAGATGGGTATTTTACAAATAGAAATACCTTCCATACTATAGAGGGTTCTCACGATGAGGATAGGATTATTATCTTTTCTAAGGCGGTTATAGAAGTTATAAACAGGTCATCTTTGATTCCTGATATTATACAATGTAATGATTGGATAACATCCCTGATTCCGTTTTATCTAAAAAATAGTGCCGATGAAAAAAATTCTTTTTCTTCTCAATCTATCTTTATGAAGTATAAGATAGAAAATAACTTTCCGATATCACAGGGTTTTACTTCAAAAGTAATAAACAATGGTAACCTCATAGACAACAATGTTCTTGCGAATATACCAATAACTCATTTGGAAGATTTGGTAAAAATTGGAATACTTTATTCGGACTTTTCCATTTTTACAGACGGTACGGCAAAAGAATCGTATCCTCGTTCCCAATCTTATTCTCTTGATATATCTCATAATTTTATCGAAAACTATAAACAAATTTATAATGAAATACAAAGCAACCATATTTAA